In the genome of Mycobacterium kansasii ATCC 12478, one region contains:
- a CDS encoding helix-turn-helix domain-containing protein: MRTQRKSKKTRDQLLHELRNAYEGGASIRKLAASVGRSYGSVHSMLLESGTTMRSRGGPNHRARPARA, translated from the coding sequence GTGAGAACCCAGCGGAAGTCGAAGAAGACGCGCGATCAGTTGTTGCACGAGTTGCGCAACGCCTATGAGGGCGGAGCCAGCATCCGCAAACTGGCGGCCAGCGTCGGGCGATCGTACGGATCCGTTCACAGCATGCTGCTCGAATCCGGTACCACAATGCGCAGCCGCGGCGGACCAAATCACCGCGCCCGGCCGGCGCGAGCGTAA